From the genome of Nicotiana sylvestris chromosome 1, ASM39365v2, whole genome shotgun sequence:
agtgaaatacaacttatgctgaataactttactgctaatgatcataattggcaaggtaaaggagaaccaaggagagcaatgaaacagaaagcagggttacttgaactggatgacatttccgccatgagagtagatttagcaaaattggcaaatcaaatgacCAGAATGACAATGGGACCATCACAACCAATGTAGCAGGTTCAACAAATGTCAgtttgttgtgaaatgtgtggtgACAATCACACGAGTGACATATGCCCTGtgaatcctgaatctatttacTATGTTGGGCAACAAAACAGAGGTCCGATGAATCAACAAGcccaatatgggaacacttacaacccaaattggaggaatcatcctaatttctcttggggtgggaatcaacccaatcaaaatcaatttagaccccaaggaaattttaatcaacctcaaagGCCGCCACAACAAGCagaagaaagtacaaatgatttgttgaagaaattgttgcaAGACAACCAACAACTCAGAACAGACTTtagaaatcttgaaagacaattgggacaactagctgcaaatcaaaatactaggcctgcaggtgctcttccaagtgatacagagaaaaatccgcaagtttgtgcaattacacttagaactggaagggaattagaagaagttccaaagaaggGAAAAGACAAGCCTGTAcctgagggtgaattgattcccaaagcaacacaggaagtaaggaaagatgatacaatttcagcacctgtgaatgttccaaggccaccaccaccttttccacaaagattgcataaaaagaatgatgatcgcatgttcaacaaatttctctctatgttgagtcagattcaattgaatattccgttggtagatgcgattcgtgatattccaaaatatgtcAAATACAAAAAAGACATTGTGGCTAATAAGAGGAGActgactgaatttgaaacagttgcacttactgaagagtgcacttcaagggtccaaaataagcttcctcaaaagcttaaggacctTGACAActttactatccctgtgagaataggcaatgttgatgtaggccatgcactttgtgatttgggggcaagcataaatttgatgtcatTGTCTTTGTACAAATAATTAGGTTTgggagctccaaaacccaccacggtgatgttgcaactagcagacaggtccatagcttacccggaaggggtgataaaagatgtgctactgaaaattgagaaatttattttcccggctgatttcattatcttggattttcaggccgatgaaaaagttcctattatattgggaagacctctcttgACTACAGGTGATGttataattaaagtaagagaaagaaaaatgatcatgagagttgacaacgaggaagttgtttttaatgtatataaagcaattcaacttcctcggaagtatgaagaattgtctatgatatctgtcatggagattgatgaacaacttattacctcaagtgtatatttgcaggattctttagaaaaaacaattgtgttgtttgaaagtttggagattagtgatgaggttgaggagatgaaacatactttgaatgcaacatgtgaatatataaaaggttttAATCCCTTTGAACCTTTAAACATGCCAGATGGTCCTCCTCTGAAGCCCTCAGTTGAAGAAGCTCCCAAATTGGAattaaagcctttaccttctcaccttcattatgcttatttgggtagttctgaaacgttacctgttattatttctgctgacttgtctgaattgcaggaggagaaattgttaagagtactacgtgagcataaaagagcaatttggtggacaatgtctgacataagaggtattcgtccagctttttgcatgcataaaattctcatggaggaaacgcacaagccaagcatagaacaacaacgccgcctaaatccgaacatgaaagaggtggtaagaaaagaagtgattaaatgacttgatgcaggtattgtatttccaatatctgatagcaaatgggtacgttcagtccaatgtgttccaaagaaaggaggaatggtcgtagtgacaaatgaaaataatgatttgattcccattagaactattactgggtggaggatttgcatagattatagaaataaataatgccacccgaaaagaccattttctccttccctttattgaccaaatgcttgatagattagccgggcaggaatactactattttttggatggctactcgggatataatcaaattattATAGTCCAagaagaccacatttacatgtccttgtgggacatatgcatttaaaagaatgccatttggtctttgcaatgcacctgcgacttttcaaaggtgtatgatggctattttcactgatatggttgaaatatttgtggaagtatttatggatgatttttctgtatttggatgttcttttgatgaatgtttaatgaatcttgataaggtccttgctaggtgtgaagaaacaaatttggtactaaattgggGAAAATGTCATTTCACGGTACGAGAAGGCATAGTCTTAGGgcataaagtgtccaagaatggattgcaggtggataaagcaaaggtggaagtaattgaaaaattacctccaccaacatcagttagaggcattcgcagtttcttaggccatgcgggtttttaccgtcgtttcatcaaggatttttcaaaaatctcatctcctttgtgcaggcttcttgagaaagatacatctttcaagtttgatgatgcttgtctgaaagcatttgatgagcattagttactgcaccgattatcatttctccagattggaaacttccatttgaattgatgtgtgatgcaagtgatatagccattggagctgttttggggcagcggaaagagaaaatattttgttccattcactatgcgagtagaactcttaatccatctcaaatgaattacactgttactgaaaaagagttgctcgcagtagtatgggcatttgataagtttagatcctatctagtggggacaaaagtcatagtttacacagatcactcagctataaggtatttatttgcaaagaaagatgccaagccaaggttaattcgatgggttcttcttttgcaggaatttgatttggagattcgagatcgaaagggaacagagaatcaggttgcagatcatttatccaggctggaaaatagaggccatgtcactgaaggagaaccaatcaaagaaacattccctgacgAACATTTGCTAGCCATCACTTCGGATGAAACCCCATGGTATGatgattatgtgaatttcattgcaagtggggtgactccaccagaattcacagctgaccatagaagaaggttcttacatgatgtgagattctacatgtgggacgagccttttctatacaagcaatgcgcagatcaattggtaagaaggtgtgttcctgaggaggagatgaatgtaatattgcatgactgtcatcttctctttatggaggtcatcatggtggagacagaactgcacaaaaagttttgcaatcaggtttttactagccaaaattatttaaagatgcacatgtt
Proteins encoded in this window:
- the LOC138874924 gene encoding uncharacterized protein — its product is MCGDNHTSDICPVNPESIYYVGQQNRGPMNQQAQYGNTYNPNWRNHPNFSWGGNQPNQNQFRPQGNFNQPQRPPQQAEESTNDLLKKLLQDNQQLRTDFRNLERQLGQLAANQNTRPAGALPSDTEKNPQVCAITLRTGRELEEVPKKGKDKPVPEGELIPKATQEVRKDDTISAPIQLNIPLVDAIRDIPKYVKYKKDIVANKRRLTEFETVALTEECTSRVQNKLPQKLKDLDNFTIPVRIGNVDVGHALCDLGASINLMSLSLYK